A DNA window from Aythya fuligula isolate bAytFul2 chromosome 4, bAytFul2.pri, whole genome shotgun sequence contains the following coding sequences:
- the TRMT9B gene encoding probable tRNA methyltransferase 9B isoform X1, with translation MQPPPPRGCRMEHEATQLEKQHVHSVYENTAAYFNDLQSKAWPRVRNFLLEQEPGSLIADIGCGTGKYLSVNSQVYTLGCDYCGPLVEIARKRGDEVLVCDNLNLPFRDQCFNAVISIGVIHHFSTKQRRIKAIKEMARVLMPGGQMMVYVWAMEQKNRRFEKQDVFVPWNKALCSRHFSESNQSGDKGEFVHAVKSQDIHPAELVISDCSYQTTLQPETNSKHSQNTDHCLSRACCMKISEEENRFYSALGRSFRSWFFSRSLDESAMRKQTEKLKPLKNEEWTNSTMPIQHSRHCSLDLGHHGALLKEQSLDDDDVFVESSPIKKPPWSPATDALKDLSLNGGHQSVAQSKSEEAAFINGSVEDRDNSCICNKDNTVKSNASKFFKRTSTTDSTDSALDSAVSVGDQTVDALDTKAFMRYYHVFREGELCSLIEENVPELLILSSCYDHGNWCIIAEKRGK, from the exons atgcagccgccgccgccccgcgggTGCAG GATGGAACATGAGGCTACCCAGCTAGAAAAGCAGCATGTGCATAGTGTGTATGAAAATACAGCTGCTTACTTTAATGATCTGCAGAGCAAAGCATGGCCTCGTGTTAGAAACTTTCTGTTGGAGCAAGAGCCTGGCAGTCTCATTGCTGACATAG gTTGTGGAACTGGAAAGTATCTCAGTGTCAACAGTCAGGTGTATACTCTCGGCTGTGATTACTGTGGACCACTGGTAGAAATTGCAAGGAAGAGAGGCGATGAAGTTCTGGTATGTGACAACCTTAACCTTCCCTTTAGGGACCAGTGCTTCAACGCAGTCATTTCCATTGGAG tGATCCATCATTTTTCAACTAAACAAAGAAGGATCAAAGCAATAAAGGAAATGGCAAGGGTATTGATGCCTGGAGGCCAGATGATGGTTTATGTTTGGGCTATGGAACAAAAGAATCGTCGCTTTGAGAAACAAGACGTATTTGTTCCCTGGAACAAGGCCTTGTGCTCACGGCATTTTTCAGAATCAAATCAATCTGGAGATAAGGGTGAGTTTGTGCATGCTGTGAAAAGCCAAGATATACACCCTGCAGAGCTAGTCATCTCTGATTGCAGCTACCAAACCACTCTGCAGCCAGAAACTAATTCGAAACATTCCCAAAATACGGACCATTGCTTATCCAGAGCCTGCTGCATGAAAATTTcggaagaagaaaacagattttacagTGCTCTAGGAAGATCTTTCCGGTCATGGTTTTTCTCCAGATCCCTTGATGAATCAGCCATGAGgaagcaaactgaaaaactgaagcCTCTGAAGAATGAAGAATGGACAAACAGTACCATGCCCATCCAGCATTCACGGCACTGCAGTTTGGATTTAGGTCACCATGGGGCACTGTTGAAAGAACAAAGTTTAGATGATGATGATGTGTTTGTAGAAAGCTCGCCTATCAAAAAGCCACCGTGGTCACCAGCCACAGATGCACTGAAGGATTTGAGTTTAAATGGAGGACACCAAAGCGTAGCTCAAAGCAAGAGTGAAGAAGCTGCATTTATAAATGGTTCAGTGGAAGACAGGGACAACAGCTGCATTTGTAATAAAGATAATACTGTTAAGTCTAACGCCAGCAAGTTTTTCAAAAGAACTTCAACAACTGATTCCACTGATTCTGCTTTGGATTCAGCAGTATCTGTTGGGGACCAAACTGTTGACGCATTGGATACAAAAGCCTTCATGCGTTATTATCATGTTTTTCGGGAAGGGGAGCTGTGCTCTCTGATAGAAGAGAACGTGCCTGAGCTTCTGATACTTTCTTCCTGCTATGACCATGGAAACTGGTGCATTAttgcagagaaaagaggaaaataa
- the TRMT9B gene encoding probable tRNA methyltransferase 9B isoform X2 has translation MEHEATQLEKQHVHSVYENTAAYFNDLQSKAWPRVRNFLLEQEPGSLIADIGCGTGKYLSVNSQVYTLGCDYCGPLVEIARKRGDEVLVCDNLNLPFRDQCFNAVISIGVIHHFSTKQRRIKAIKEMARVLMPGGQMMVYVWAMEQKNRRFEKQDVFVPWNKALCSRHFSESNQSGDKGEFVHAVKSQDIHPAELVISDCSYQTTLQPETNSKHSQNTDHCLSRACCMKISEEENRFYSALGRSFRSWFFSRSLDESAMRKQTEKLKPLKNEEWTNSTMPIQHSRHCSLDLGHHGALLKEQSLDDDDVFVESSPIKKPPWSPATDALKDLSLNGGHQSVAQSKSEEAAFINGSVEDRDNSCICNKDNTVKSNASKFFKRTSTTDSTDSALDSAVSVGDQTVDALDTKAFMRYYHVFREGELCSLIEENVPELLILSSCYDHGNWCIIAEKRGK, from the exons ATGGAACATGAGGCTACCCAGCTAGAAAAGCAGCATGTGCATAGTGTGTATGAAAATACAGCTGCTTACTTTAATGATCTGCAGAGCAAAGCATGGCCTCGTGTTAGAAACTTTCTGTTGGAGCAAGAGCCTGGCAGTCTCATTGCTGACATAG gTTGTGGAACTGGAAAGTATCTCAGTGTCAACAGTCAGGTGTATACTCTCGGCTGTGATTACTGTGGACCACTGGTAGAAATTGCAAGGAAGAGAGGCGATGAAGTTCTGGTATGTGACAACCTTAACCTTCCCTTTAGGGACCAGTGCTTCAACGCAGTCATTTCCATTGGAG tGATCCATCATTTTTCAACTAAACAAAGAAGGATCAAAGCAATAAAGGAAATGGCAAGGGTATTGATGCCTGGAGGCCAGATGATGGTTTATGTTTGGGCTATGGAACAAAAGAATCGTCGCTTTGAGAAACAAGACGTATTTGTTCCCTGGAACAAGGCCTTGTGCTCACGGCATTTTTCAGAATCAAATCAATCTGGAGATAAGGGTGAGTTTGTGCATGCTGTGAAAAGCCAAGATATACACCCTGCAGAGCTAGTCATCTCTGATTGCAGCTACCAAACCACTCTGCAGCCAGAAACTAATTCGAAACATTCCCAAAATACGGACCATTGCTTATCCAGAGCCTGCTGCATGAAAATTTcggaagaagaaaacagattttacagTGCTCTAGGAAGATCTTTCCGGTCATGGTTTTTCTCCAGATCCCTTGATGAATCAGCCATGAGgaagcaaactgaaaaactgaagcCTCTGAAGAATGAAGAATGGACAAACAGTACCATGCCCATCCAGCATTCACGGCACTGCAGTTTGGATTTAGGTCACCATGGGGCACTGTTGAAAGAACAAAGTTTAGATGATGATGATGTGTTTGTAGAAAGCTCGCCTATCAAAAAGCCACCGTGGTCACCAGCCACAGATGCACTGAAGGATTTGAGTTTAAATGGAGGACACCAAAGCGTAGCTCAAAGCAAGAGTGAAGAAGCTGCATTTATAAATGGTTCAGTGGAAGACAGGGACAACAGCTGCATTTGTAATAAAGATAATACTGTTAAGTCTAACGCCAGCAAGTTTTTCAAAAGAACTTCAACAACTGATTCCACTGATTCTGCTTTGGATTCAGCAGTATCTGTTGGGGACCAAACTGTTGACGCATTGGATACAAAAGCCTTCATGCGTTATTATCATGTTTTTCGGGAAGGGGAGCTGTGCTCTCTGATAGAAGAGAACGTGCCTGAGCTTCTGATACTTTCTTCCTGCTATGACCATGGAAACTGGTGCATTAttgcagagaaaagaggaaaataa